The genomic region AATGAACTGATCTACCCGAGTCTTTAAAATCATCATGATTCCTTCGATATGTTCCTGGATGCTACCTCATCAACATAGTTTTCTCCATGGTCGGAAAGGTGATCACCCTAGAGTCCACTAGCAGAGTCAGCCATGAATAAGAAGCAGTCTTTTAGTAGATTATATGAATGGGAGTCTGAGCCCAAACCCGAGTCTAAGTCGAAACCAGGGTCTGAGTTGTAGTTTGAGTCACACTCGAGTCCAAGTTCAACCTGATTCCaagtctgagcccgagtccgagtctaGGTTGGAGTTGGATCTTAGTCTAGGTCGTCGTCATGAGATCTTATCGACTTCGAGTTTCCGTGATGGTAGTTGAATTTCTAATATCTTAATTTTGGGGCGCCATGTGTGCCAAAATATCTATGATGAGCCCAAGATTTTCAAGCATGTCAACAATGAATCTCAGGGCGTCGAAGATGAATTGATCTCCTAATGCGAACTTCATGGTTGTCATTAGCTCTCTTCGCGACTAGCCCTACCTAGCACACCAACCGTTGAAGATTACTAGATGGTTTTTATATGGGGTAGATCAAATGATCGAAAGTTGATGGTAAAGGTATGGGAGACACGAGAGTTGATACAGGTTCAGGCTCGTAATGTGAGATATTACCCTATGTTTTGTGTGTGGCGATATGCTTTGATCTGGTATGAGATATGTCCTCTATCCTCATGGGGCTTCCTCATCCCCTTTGATATCCCAAAGAGGGGTAGCAGTTATAAGGTAGGCACCAAGTCGGTTACCAAGTTGGAGACGGAACTGAGGTGCATATAAGTCGAACTCTATCTTTACAAGCGTATCTTTCATATCTATGGGGATATTTGTCATAACTCTTATTTTGATGAGATCTTTGTCATATTTATGCTTATAGAATCCTCCTGGCTTTATGCCTCCTCCTGGTCTTAATTGTTGAGTCCCTATGGTCGTAGCCGAGCCGATGAGCGCTTCTATATATATGTTTTCATGAAGCTGGATCTAGATACCTATGATACATATTATTAACTACATATACCTTTATATGGTCCATAATTTTTTGAGATTGGTTTTGAGATTACAGATGTATAGGTACATGCATGGCTATTACACTCTTTTGACCCCATTGAGGTCAACAAAAAAGGATTAGCCTTTTCGGGTCCAAATAGCATCTATGTACAACCCCACCATCAAACCTCCTCACCACCGTACCGCCAAGTAGATCAAGGATTGGTGTTCCACGAACAACCATAAGGTCACCCTATTCAACGACATATATAATCGACTGTCTGTGGCCCGACCGAGCGGATGAGATGATGTCATGCTACTCGAAGTGGCAAAGGAGAGCTTCTACAGCAGGCTCGGTGAAATGGACTTCAATTTAGAGCACATGTGGTATTCTCTTTGTCGTCAACCTAAGTGGTGCGCGTGACATGGTGACGATGACTCCACCAATGCGAGCAAATGATCCCATCTCAACTTGGAGGGCGGTTATAGCTTCGTATCACCTGATAGTGTCAAACCGATATGCTATTGATCGTGATAGAACAAGAGCAAAATGCAAAAATGTAAGTGGCTAGCAACACGTAGCATCGAGTCACTTGGGGGGGGGGAAGATGAGCATGAACAAGCTCAATAAGACCAGCAAGAAGATAAGTCAATTAAAATTGTACATGCTCTTTACCTAGCTGCTGGATCGGCTCGCCACCGACACGAATGATGACATGAAAAGGGCTCATATGTTGGCCACAAGAAAAATAATCAATCAATTAAAATTAGATAAGGAAGAAAATACATAAAAggtggaggatgatgttgatgagtagttttaatttattcgaactatgtaattttttatattttatttactttgtttgaattatatatattttttcttAATAGGTTATCTACCACAACACTCTAGTGCACACCATTTATACCATTATCTTATTTTTAGATCAGTAGATCAGCCATGTGATCAGTTTTAGGTACACATGTCATCATCGATCAAATAAAGGGCAAAGATTCGTATGGGATAATTAAACCCAGTTGCATGCAATTTAATTGAGAACAAATCACCCCAGTCAAAACATTTTGGCCTTAATTAACCAGCTCAGCGCTATTGCACACCCCCAAGGGGCGAAATGAAGCAACGCTACCTCCCCCGTTTCTACCTTCCTTCTATAAACCTTTCTTCCGCTTTCCTCATTTGCGACCTTCTTCTTTGCTGTCCTTTTCCTCTTCCATCTTTCATATCTCTCTCGTTTATTTGCGCGACTCTTTTTCTTGGAGACATTTGTGATCTTTTCCTTCAGAATTTGATCGATTTGCAAATTAAACTTGATCATCTTCTTGTTGCGAAGCCGTCTTGGAGATTTCGTAAAGCGGTTTTACCTTTGGTGGTTTATGCGCACCATTGGCCGCTGCCGCTCTCTTGGGTTTGGGTTGTGCAATACCAGCATCTCGTCGGCGCAGAAGCCATCATGTCGACGGCCGGGAGCGGCAGCCTTCGCCCGGCCGTGGTGGAGGACACGGGCAGACACTGGGCGCCGCACGGACCTGTGCTGACGGCCTGCGTCGTGGCCATCAACGTGCTCATGATCCTCCTCGTCTTCGTCTTCTTCTGGCGCTACTTCTCCGGTAAACGGGGACCATCCGCGTCatccggcggcggcgacggcgacgacgacgacgcgtcGTCATCCGCGTCGCTGCCCGTGGCCTCCCCATGGGCATGGTCGTCCCGCCGGCGGAGCAGCAAGGACCACGGCCCGCAGCCGGTGGACGACGACGTGGCGTCGGCGCTGCCCGTGTACGTGTACTCCAGCAGCGCCGGCGGCGAAGGCGGGAAGGCCCCGGAGTGCGCGGTGTGCATCCTGGAGCTCCGCGACGGCGACtcggcgcgcctcctcccgcgctGCGGGCACCGGTTCCACGCCGACTGCGTGGGCGCGTGGCTGCGGCTCCACGCCACGTGCCCGCTTTGCCGCGCCAGCGTCGTGGCGCCCAGAGCGGTGGCGGCCGCCGACGGGTCTAGTAGGGACGCCAAGGACGACGGCGCGGATTGTCTCGTCTGAGGCGCCCAGAGACCTGCTGCTGTGTGTTGCAAAACGTAAACGGTGGATGGCGATGGTGGCCGGCATCTTTTGGCGTTGGTGTCCCCAGCTTGTCTACTCTCTATAGTCGTCTATAGCAACATATGCTGATGAGTGATGCGTGCATGCTCCACATGACCGACCACCAGCAGCTGGAATGAAATTAAAAGCACAGGTAGGTGAGACGATCGTCGCTCCCTCTATCACTGTTGTGTTACGTTCTTGATTGTCAGGGATTATTACGGTATATTCTTGCATGGTCTTGGAATTAGGTATACCTAAATATATCGATATGCATGTGTCTTCTTCTACAAATATTGTACTATGTGACATGCGTATTACTATTGGATTTTGTGACATTAGTTGCACGTACTGTATCTTGATTGCTATGCATGTGGTCATGTGGAAAACATATATAACTACGGGCTGTAAATTGTAATTAAGATTTTTCTATATTCAAACAGCCGGTTGGTTACGACTTATTTCGAAACGGTTCTACTTTTTTTTCCAGTATTTTGTCTCTGAATTGCAGCTACAGCAGTCCGAACAAATGACTTAAAGCCCCAGCGAACAAGATTTGAGGATTTGGGGGTGATGAATAATCACAGCTGGTTCTCCATCTTGTTTCAATTACGAATCACACAATACATGTAATTAAGGGGCTGATTGGTTGGGGttatagatggccaataagcacgaggcccgcgagcccggcacAAAGCTCGCTGTTTGGGCCCGATCCGAGTAGGGATTGCAATGGGTACGTGTATGGGTAAATAACCGCGGATAATTATCCATTGGATATGGGTATGATGAAATTTGATATTCGCGGGTACAGTTATGGATATAATAAGGTATCCGAGGATATTTTTCGCGGGTATCCATACCCGTTACCCAATGGATATCTAACATGTGTGCCATCCGGATTTATATATTATCATAAATTCTTATTTTTCAATTTTTATCTATAACATGTTGTTTGATGTTAAAATTATCATTTAATTCTATTGGAATGATAATTATTTTGAAATGTaataaaattgttgtttggtgtttaatgctaaaattgtagtgggcgggcgggtaacgggtatccactggatagcggatacccggcgggtacgggtatggatacagatctatacccacgaacgtttatgggtacgggt from Zea mays cultivar B73 chromosome 6, Zm-B73-REFERENCE-NAM-5.0, whole genome shotgun sequence harbors:
- the LOC103630232 gene encoding E3 ubiquitin-protein ligase EL5, encoding MKQRYLPRFYLPSINLSSAFLICDLLLCCPFPLPSFISLSFICATLFLGDICDLFLQNLIDLQIKLDHLLVAKPSWRFRKAVLPLVVYAHHWPLPLSWVWVVQYQHLVGAEAIMSTAGSGSLRPAVVEDTGRHWAPHGPVLTACVVAINVLMILLVFVFFWRYFSGKRGPSASSGGGDGDDDDASSSASLPVASPWAWSSRRRSSKDHGPQPVDDDVASALPVYVYSSSAGGEGGKAPECAVCILELRDGDSARLLPRCGHRFHADCVGAWLRLHATCPLCRASVVAPRAVAAADGSSRDAKDDGADCLV